In one Amaranthus tricolor cultivar Red isolate AtriRed21 chromosome 8, ASM2621246v1, whole genome shotgun sequence genomic region, the following are encoded:
- the LOC130821515 gene encoding uncharacterized protein LOC130821515 has translation MKWSTLQQYGDLAEDYIKEFDRLAIVCEVTENEELKMGRFVAGFDQELQDKLEGYTNLTFVEACKLAVKFDSKRTKKKPISTPHVARKPPFLTKDGSSVIKTNDPPKKDKKDFKLSDIMCYKCGGRGHFKKDCPNSRALTMQEVKLIANQNINWEDFEIEEEEDVNPHEEDAEEEHCFPEMEDKTNLVVRRALQAHIEEPLAPQRQHVFITKCKIKGEVCDLIVDGGSEANIVSNALVTRLGLTTTNHPHPYKLSWLDSNSSTGIRKQCMVSFSIGSYHDTQLCDVVSMDACHILLGRPWQSDRKSHHDGYHNTYTITHQGKQKKLHPLPPPRVSQTPIKQPKDVSLLTLKEFEREISYPLVYQPRGIEHQIDLILGAPLTNKPAYRYNPLETKELQRQIDELMSMGYVRESMSSCVVPALLVPKKDGSWRMCIDSRAVNNINIKYRFPIPRLDDMLDELSGSHVFSKVDLRSGYHHIRMREGDEWKTAFKMKHGLYEWLMMPFGLNNAPSTFMRLMNEVLRPFLGEFVVVYLDDILIYNRDRDEHLKHLL, from the exons ATGAAA tggAGTACTTTGCAACAATATGGAGATTTGGCAGAAGACTACATCAAGGAGTTTGATAGGCTTGCTATTGTGTGTGAGGTTACGGAAAATGAAGAACTCAAAATGGGGCGTTTTGTGGCTGGTTTTGACCAAGAGTTAcaagacaagcttgaaggttacaccAATCTTACCTTTGTAGAAGCTTGTAAACTTGCGGTCAAATTTGATTCGAAAAGGACGAAAAAGAAGCCAATTTCCACTCCTCATGTGGCACGAAAACCACCTTTCCTTACAAAGGATGGTTCTTCCGTTATCAAAACCAACGACCCAcccaagaaagacaagaaagatTTCAAGCTAAGTGACATTATGTGTTACAAATGTGGAGGAAGAGGTCATTTCAAGAAGGATTGTCCTAATTCTAGAGCTTTGACCATGCAAGAGGTGAAGCTTATTGCCAATCAAAACATCAATTGGGAGGACTTCGAGATAGAAGAAGAGGAGGACGTGAATCCTCATGAAGAAGACGCGGAAGAGGAGCATTGTTTTCCTGAGATGGAGGACAAAACCAATCTGGTGGTTAGGAGGGCATTGCAAGCTCACATTGAGGAGCCATTAGCACCACAAAGGCAGCATGTTTTCATCACCAAATGCAAAATCAAAGGCGAGGTATGTGATTTAATTGTTGATGGGGGTAGTGAGGCAAATATTGTGTCAAACGCTTTGGTGACTAGACTTGGCCTCACGACCACAAACCACCCACATCCTTACAAGTTAAGTTGGTTAGATTCAAATTCTAGCACGGGGATTAGAAAGCAATGCATGGTTAGTTTTTCCATTGGGTCTTATCATGATACTCAATTGTGTGATGTTGTTtccatggatgcttgtcatattTTACTTGGTAGACCTTGGCAAAGTGATAGAAAATCACATCATGATGGGTATCATAACACTTACACTATAACTCACcaaggaaaacaaaaaaagttacatCCTTTACCACCCCCACGAGTTTCACAAACTCCAATTAAACAACCTAAAGATGTGTCATTACTTACCCTTAAGGAATTTGAAAGGGAG ATAAGTTACCCATTGGTTTACCAGCCGAGGGGAATTGAGCACCAAATTGACCTTATTCTAGGCGCTCCTTTGACAAATAAACCCGCCTATAGGTATAATCCTTTGGAAACTAAGGAATTGCAACGCCAAATAGATGAGTTGATGAGTATGGGATATGTGCGTGAGTCTATGAGTTCGTGTGTTGTTCCTGCTCTTTTGGTCCCTAAAAAAGATGGTAGTTGGCGTATGTGTATTGATAGTAGGGctgttaataatattaatatcaaGTATAGGTTTCCAATTCCAAggcttgatgacatgcttgatgaattGAGTGGTTCACATGTGTTTTCCaaagttgatttgagaagtggCTACCACCATATTCGAATGAgagaaggggatgaatggaagacagctTTCAAAATGAAGCATGGGTTGTACGAGTGGCTCatgatgccatttgggcttAATAACGCACCTagcactttcatgagattgatgaacGAGGTGTTGAGGCCTTTCCTTGGCGAATTCGTGGTGGTGTACCTTGATGACATCCTTATTTACAATCGAGATAGGGATGAGCATTTGAAGCATTTACTTTAA
- the LOC130821516 gene encoding uncharacterized protein LOC130821516 codes for MDFIVALPRTQRGKDSIMVVVDRFSKMAHFIPCHKTEDAMKVAGLYFEEVVRFHGVLRTIVSDRDTNTKDWDVKLAHAEFAYNRTPSATTKYSPFEVVYVSNPFVSIDLIALPQDKFVHGGAKEQAEFMMKIHKEVGKNIEKANEIYKKEANKRVKNVRNFEVGDIVWIYMRKERFQIKEKTNSCPELKVDLGGKYGVSSTFNVGDLAPYYDDEKLRAITFDEGEDDQSGQGSNSPNIQVQESNVGELILSKSFFDVTPMDFCVHGPYSSSNGCTLLSVTNYRLN; via the exons ATGGATTTTATTGTggctttacctagaactcaaagaGGTAAAGATTCAATCATGGTCGTTGTTGATCGATTCTCAAAGATGGCCCATTTTATTCCTTGCCATAAGACCGAAGATGCTATGAAAGTAGCGGGGTTGTATTTCGAGGAGGTGGTTCGTTTCCATGGAGTCCTACGCACCATTGTTTCGGATCGAGATACAAA CACCAAAGATTGGGATGTCaagcttgctcatgccgagtttgcttaTAATAGAactcctagtgctactacaaagtattctccttttgaagtagtctatGTTTCTAACCCTTTTGTTTCAATTGATCTCATAGCATTGCCACAAGATAAGTTCGTCCATGGAGGTGCAAAGGAACAGGCTGAGTTCATGATGAAAATACACAAAGAGGTGGGGAAAAACATTGAAAAGGCCAATGAAATCTACAAGAAGGAAGCCAACAAAAGAGTCAAAAACGTGAGAAACTTTGAAGTTGGTGACATAGTGTGGATCTACATGAGAAAAGAAAGgtttcaaatcaaagaaaaaacaaaCTCATGCCCCGAGCTAAAG GTCGATTTGGGAGGTAAGTATGGCGTTTCAAGCACTTTCAATGTGGGAGATCTAGCACCGTACTATGATGATGAGAAATTGAGGGCAATTACCTTTGATGAAGGGGAGGATGACCAAAGTGGCCAAGGGTCGAATAGTCCAAATATCCAAGTCCAAGAATCCAACGTTGGGGAATTGATTTTATCCAAGTCTTTTTTCGACGTTACTCCTATGGATTTTTGCGTGCATGGTCCGTATAGTTCCTCAAATGGTTGCACTTTGCTAAGCGTGACTAACTACAGATTAAATTAG